A genomic segment from Nitrospirota bacterium encodes:
- the larB gene encoding nickel pincer cofactor biosynthesis protein LarB — protein MKPEDIAKILRSVKAGRLGVDKALDRLRHLPYENLDFARIDHHRHLRQGMPEVIYCEGKKVVQVVRIAERILDKKGDIIATRADKDIFDALSAMDDRAEYNESGRVITVLHKKKNLTKSTVLIVSGGTSDMPVAEEAHAILYAFGSRVETLYDVGVAGIHRLLDNRDALLKPRVIIVIAGMDGALASVVGGLASQPVIAVPTSNGYGASFGGVAALLTMLNSCAAGVAVMNIDNGFGAACIAHKINMTGEP, from the coding sequence ATGAAACCTGAAGACATAGCAAAGATTTTGAGATCGGTTAAGGCAGGCAGACTTGGTGTAGACAAGGCCCTTGACCGCCTGCGGCATCTCCCCTATGAAAACCTTGATTTTGCCCGTATAGACCATCACAGACACCTGAGACAGGGTATGCCTGAGGTGATATACTGCGAGGGAAAGAAGGTTGTTCAGGTAGTAAGGATAGCTGAACGGATACTTGATAAAAAAGGAGATATCATTGCAACCAGGGCAGACAAGGATATATTCGATGCCCTTTCAGCTATGGATGACAGGGCAGAGTATAATGAATCCGGTCGGGTGATTACAGTACTGCATAAAAAGAAAAATCTTACAAAAAGTACCGTACTGATTGTCTCAGGAGGCACATCTGACATGCCTGTTGCAGAAGAGGCCCATGCCATACTTTATGCCTTTGGAAGCAGGGTGGAGACACTTTATGATGTCGGGGTGGCGGGGATACACAGATTGCTCGATAACCGTGATGCATTGCTGAAACCCCGTGTAATTATCGTTATTGCAGGCATGGACGGTGCCCTTGCGAGCGTGGTTGGCGGGCTTGCCTCCCAGCCTGTGATAGCAGTACCTACAAGCAATGGATACGGTGCAAGTTTCGGAGGTGTTGCTGCCCTTCTTACCATGCTCAACAGTTGCGCTGCAGGTGTAGCTGTAATGAATATAGACAATGGTTTTGGCGCAGCCTGTATAGCACACAAGATCAATATGACAGGCGAGCCTTAA
- the larC gene encoding nickel pincer cofactor biosynthesis protein LarC, producing the protein MKIAYFDCSSGISGDMILGALVDAGVPFDELIEGLSKLNLDGFSITAGTVLKKGVRATKIDVVIESRDLPGRPLKDLRDIISDSALDSEIKSKSISIFQRLAEAESVVHNCRVEEVHFHEVGHIDTIVDIVGSVYAVHLLGIDKVVSSPIDTGSGSVKMSHGLFPIPAPVTAELLRDVPLFSCGTERELTTPTGAAIITSFASSFQPLPGMTLSKIGYGAGGWDLREKPNVLRVFIGEDTDVYGTDEVCVIETNIDDMNPQVYEYLMDRLFDAGALDVYITPVVMKKSRPAQMLSAVADTERLNAMKEIIFRETTTIGVRVRKMSRFVLERDMKEVHLPYGTVRVKISGSSNGVCNIVPEYEDCKALAMKTGLPLRDIIELARRLGQE; encoded by the coding sequence ATGAAAATAGCCTATTTCGATTGTTCCAGCGGCATCAGCGGCGATATGATCCTCGGCGCTTTGGTTGATGCGGGGGTCCCCTTCGATGAACTAATAGAGGGCCTTTCAAAACTAAATCTGGACGGGTTCTCCATCACCGCAGGCACTGTTTTGAAAAAGGGTGTCAGGGCAACAAAAATTGATGTTGTCATAGAAAGCCGGGATCTGCCGGGACGGCCTTTAAAAGACCTGAGGGATATCATATCCGACAGCGCCCTTGACAGTGAAATAAAGTCGAAAAGCATTTCAATCTTCCAGCGGCTTGCTGAGGCTGAGTCAGTTGTGCATAACTGTCGGGTCGAGGAAGTGCACTTCCATGAAGTTGGGCACATTGATACGATTGTGGACATAGTTGGTTCCGTCTATGCAGTTCATCTGCTTGGCATAGATAAAGTTGTATCGTCTCCAATAGATACCGGCAGTGGCAGTGTAAAGATGTCACATGGCCTTTTCCCTATCCCGGCCCCTGTGACTGCGGAACTGCTGAGAGATGTACCCCTCTTCTCGTGCGGCACAGAGCGTGAACTCACCACTCCTACCGGTGCGGCAATTATAACTTCTTTTGCATCATCGTTTCAGCCATTGCCCGGGATGACACTCTCTAAGATAGGTTACGGAGCCGGCGGATGGGATTTAAGAGAAAAACCGAATGTCCTGAGGGTTTTTATTGGTGAGGATACAGATGTATACGGTACAGATGAAGTTTGTGTTATAGAGACAAATATTGATGATATGAATCCGCAGGTCTACGAATACCTGATGGACCGTCTCTTTGATGCCGGGGCGCTTGATGTCTATATTACTCCGGTTGTTATGAAGAAGAGCCGGCCGGCCCAAATGCTTTCTGCGGTAGCAGATACAGAACGATTAAATGCCATGAAGGAAATCATATTCAGGGAGACGACAACAATAGGAGTCAGAGTAAGGAAGATGTCTCGTTTTGTCCTTGAACGCGACATGAAAGAGGTCCACCTTCCATATGGGACTGTACGCGTAAAGATATCAGGTAGTAGTAACGGTGTATGCAATATCGTCCCTGA